The following proteins are co-located in the Desulfoscipio sp. XC116 genome:
- a CDS encoding phosphoribosylanthranilate isomerase, which produces MIAGKRLRMKISAPLAASSFRCSQLASRQVRVKICGIMDAAAALAAVDAGADALGFVFADSRRRVTPEVVRDIIGQLPPFVSRVGVFVDSPPAEVTDIATYCGLTVIQLSDGDSSAHILPVIKTFRVGGGRALSVLSGCRAAAFLFDTYKKGSYGGTGETFDWRILQNIKCPGPLILAGGLTAANVREAIEIVKPYAVDVSGGVETDGRKDVNKIKEFITQAKGVLI; this is translated from the coding sequence ATGATAGCCGGTAAGCGTTTGCGGATGAAAATTAGCGCACCCCTCGCTGCCTCGTCATTCAGGTGTTCGCAGCTTGCGAGTCGCCAGGTGCGGGTGAAAATTTGTGGCATTATGGACGCGGCCGCCGCTTTGGCCGCAGTAGATGCCGGCGCGGATGCCCTGGGTTTTGTTTTTGCGGACAGCCGCCGCCGGGTGACACCGGAAGTAGTCCGGGATATTATCGGGCAGCTGCCGCCTTTCGTATCCCGGGTGGGAGTATTTGTCGATTCACCGCCCGCTGAGGTGACTGATATAGCTACTTACTGTGGCCTTACTGTTATTCAATTAAGCGATGGCGATAGTTCAGCCCATATTCTGCCGGTGATTAAAACATTTCGGGTGGGCGGCGGCAGGGCATTGTCTGTGTTGTCCGGCTGTCGAGCTGCTGCCTTTTTATTTGACACCTACAAAAAGGGTTCTTACGGAGGTACCGGGGAAACCTTTGATTGGCGAATACTGCAAAATATAAAATGCCCCGGTCCGCTGATACTGGCCGGGGGGTTGACCGCCGCTAATGTCCGGGAAGCTATAGAGATTGTCAAGCCTTACGCCGTAGATGTTTCCGGTGGGGTCGAGACGGACGGACGCAAAGATGTAAACAAGATTAAAGAGTTTATAACACAGGCCAAGGGGGTTTTGATATGA
- the trpA gene encoding tryptophan synthase subunit alpha, producing MNKKMNKTSSGSRIENKLKDVPARGDKGLIAYITAGDPNLDATVELALAMGEAGADVLELGVPFSDPVADGPVIQAASQRALAGGVTVRGIIGAVEQIRQHSDVPLVLMTYYNPVYQYGLERFAADVAEAGGDGLILPDLPPEESGALLRATDKYPIDLIPLVTPNTPDRRLPLICERAGGFIYCVSVTGVTGERESIVTDFSAMTAGVRRHSPLPVAVGFGIARPEQAAAVARHCDAVVVGSALVNIIARHSGAPGMVDAVCRRVRDLKNALTGPEVSDVAAL from the coding sequence ATGAATAAAAAGATGAATAAAACTTCAAGCGGCAGTCGGATAGAAAATAAGCTAAAGGACGTGCCGGCCAGGGGAGATAAAGGGCTAATTGCCTATATTACCGCGGGTGACCCCAACCTCGACGCCACGGTGGAACTGGCCTTGGCTATGGGTGAGGCCGGGGCCGATGTACTGGAGCTGGGCGTGCCTTTTTCCGATCCGGTGGCTGACGGCCCGGTTATTCAGGCGGCTTCCCAGCGGGCACTGGCCGGTGGCGTGACGGTACGCGGCATAATCGGGGCGGTGGAGCAAATCCGGCAGCATAGCGATGTACCCCTGGTATTGATGACCTACTATAACCCGGTTTACCAGTACGGCTTGGAAAGGTTTGCCGCTGACGTGGCTGAGGCGGGCGGGGACGGTTTGATATTGCCCGATTTGCCCCCCGAAGAATCCGGGGCGCTGCTGCGGGCGACAGATAAATATCCTATCGACTTGATACCGCTGGTTACCCCCAATACTCCGGACCGGCGGTTGCCCTTGATTTGCGAGCGGGCCGGAGGGTTTATCTACTGCGTGTCGGTGACCGGGGTGACCGGGGAGCGTGAAAGTATCGTCACTGATTTTTCCGCTATGACCGCCGGGGTGCGCAGGCACAGCCCGCTGCCCGTGGCGGTAGGATTCGGTATCGCGCGCCCCGAACAGGCCGCCGCCGTGGCCCGGCATTGTGATGCCGTGGTGGTGGGCAGCGCGTTGGTAAATATTATTGCCCGGCATTCCGGCGCACCCGGTATGGTTGATGCGGTTTGCCGACGGGTGCGGGACTTGAAAAATGCCCTGACCGGGCCGGAGGTGAGCGATGTTGCCGCCCTATAA
- the trpB gene encoding tryptophan synthase subunit beta, whose protein sequence is MPDPNGYYGGFGGKFVPETLMPALEELIDAYEQAKHDAQFRKEYQYYLADYVGRPSPLYFAGGLTEHLGGARVYLKREDLNHTGSHKINNTMGQVLLARRMGKKRIIAETGAGQHGVATATVAAMFGLECVVYMGEEDIRRQALNVFRMRLLGAQVMPVNSGSKTLKDAMNEAMRDWVTNIATSYYLIGSVAGPHPYPMIVRDFQRVIGEEARRQIQEQAGRLPDYVLACVGGGSNSMGIFHPFLEDEKVALVGVEAGGYGLDTPLHASTLTRGRPGVLHGSLSYLLQDGDGQVAPVHSISAGLDYPGVGPEHSHLKEIGRAQYITATDREALEAFKTLCRTEGIIPALESAHALAAAIRLAPQLSGDSIILVNLSGRGDKDVHTAAAEMGVSIDE, encoded by the coding sequence ATGCCCGATCCCAACGGCTATTACGGCGGCTTTGGCGGTAAATTCGTCCCCGAGACGCTGATGCCGGCCTTGGAAGAATTGATTGATGCTTATGAACAGGCTAAACATGATGCGCAATTTCGTAAGGAATATCAGTATTACTTAGCTGATTATGTAGGCCGTCCCTCACCGCTGTACTTTGCCGGAGGATTGACTGAACATCTGGGCGGGGCCCGGGTCTACCTGAAAAGGGAAGACCTGAACCATACCGGGTCACATAAAATCAACAACACTATGGGCCAGGTGCTGCTGGCCCGGCGCATGGGTAAAAAACGCATTATAGCTGAGACGGGCGCGGGACAGCACGGGGTGGCCACAGCCACCGTGGCCGCCATGTTTGGCCTGGAGTGCGTTGTTTATATGGGCGAGGAGGATATCCGCCGCCAGGCGCTGAACGTTTTTCGCATGCGTCTGCTCGGCGCCCAAGTAATGCCGGTGAATTCGGGCAGTAAAACGCTCAAGGATGCCATGAACGAGGCTATGCGGGATTGGGTAACCAATATTGCCACCAGTTACTACCTGATAGGCTCGGTGGCCGGGCCCCACCCTTACCCCATGATTGTAAGAGATTTTCAGCGGGTCATTGGCGAAGAAGCACGGCGGCAGATTCAGGAACAGGCCGGGCGCTTGCCCGACTATGTATTGGCTTGCGTAGGCGGCGGCAGCAACTCCATGGGTATATTCCATCCCTTCCTGGAGGATGAAAAAGTAGCCCTGGTGGGTGTTGAGGCGGGCGGATACGGTTTGGATACGCCGCTGCATGCTTCCACGCTGACCAGGGGCAGGCCGGGAGTTCTGCACGGCTCGCTTAGTTACCTGCTGCAGGACGGCGATGGCCAGGTTGCTCCGGTGCACTCTATTTCCGCGGGCCTTGATTACCCAGGGGTGGGGCCGGAGCACAGTCACCTCAAGGAGATCGGCCGGGCTCAATATATTACGGCCACTGACCGGGAGGCTTTGGAGGCATTTAAGACGCTTTGCCGCACCGAGGGCATTATACCCGCCTTGGAAAGCGCCCACGCACTGGCGGCCGCTATTCGCCTGGCCCCGCAATTGTCCGGGGACAGTATTATACTGGTCAATCTGTCCGGGCGTGGTGATAAAGATGTACACACCGCAGCAGCGGAAATGGGGGTGTCCATAGATGAATAA